The Lactuca sativa cultivar Salinas chromosome 2, Lsat_Salinas_v11, whole genome shotgun sequence genome includes a window with the following:
- the LOC111898874 gene encoding protein S-acyltransferase 21 isoform X1: MARRHGWELPAHTFQVVAITVYFLLSVAFYAFFSPFLGKDIYEHVAIGVYSFLALSVFVLYVRCTAIDPADPGILIEPGRVSPNRSQNGTEAHGHASSVGEASKSGFQNEGIYDNNSPSCCSKVLGVLCGCIVKEDCRNDEEMQQGGEEEALFCTLCNAEVRKFSKHCRSCDKCVDGFDHHCRWLNNCVGRKNYFTFICLMAMGLVWLTFDCGVGIAVLVRCFVNKGSTEDQIANRLGDGFSRAPFATVVAICTVVAFLATIPLGELFFFHIILIRKGITTYEYVVAMRTQSEPAGPSIDGMDQQSLQSSPTSSAVTAMSGRSSLGLGLQYKGAWCTPPRIFMDHQDEVIPHLEPGRLPSTVDPDAVDNKGKKPPQRPVRISAWKLAKLDSTEAMKAGAKARASSSVLRPLGTTKNTQFDPDHLSSSNVSIKSSPTSTHNQFHASKSSYPPSRASRDDTEISNLSSPTPNRDHFNPMYQSSGNQSPWSNEPGPVRMPVQASAPIPVRIPVQASAPALAPVSRRNAVVNDGTRSSSSVYWDQEAGRFVSAATTRAVGGGGGLVQGSGTELTYTGQSIFFGGPLVGPSGGGGGGLQRETTSTATIAGNTSSYYQQGRSQRGGQLPVFVPSDTSQQRLHRDI, translated from the exons ATGGCTAGGCGCCATGGATGGGAACTTCCTGCTCATACTTTTCAG GTTGTGGCAATCACGGTGTACTTCTTATTGTCAGTAGCATTCTACGCATTTTTCTCTCCTTTTCTTGGAAAGGATATTTATGAACATGTGGCCATTGGTGTTTATTCCTTCTTG GCTCTGAGTGTATTTGTGCTTTATGTAAGATGCACAGCTATTGACCCTGCTGACCCGGGGATTCTAATTGAACCTGGAAGGGTGTCACCAAATAGATCACAAAATGGTACAGAAGCTCATG GACACGCGTCTTCTGTTGGAGAAGCTAGCAAATCAGGATTTCaaaatgaaggaatatatgataACAATAGTCCGAGTTGTTGTTCAAAAGTTTTGGGGGTTCTTTGTGGTTGCATTGTGAAAGAAGATTGTCGTAATGATGAAGAGAtgcaacaagggggagaagaagaGGCTTTATTTTGCACTCTATGTAATGCAGAG GTGCGTAAGTTTAGCAAACACTGCAGAAGTTGTGATAAATGTGTTGATGGATTTGATCATCATTGTCGT TGGTTGAACAATTGCGTAGGGAGGAAAAATTACTTTACATTCATCTGCTTAATGGCTATGGGCCTTGTTTGG cTTACTTTTGATTGTGGAGTTGGAATCGCGGTTCTTGTTCGGTGTTTTGTTAATAAAGGGTCTACAGAAGATCAAATTGCTAATAGACTTGGGGATGGATTTAGTCGGGCCCCATTTGCAACTGTTGTG GCTATATGTACGGTTGTCGCTTTTCTAGCCACCATTCCGCTAGGAGAACTCTTCTTTTTCCACATTATCCTAATTCGCAag GGTATAACAACATATGAATATGTTGTTGCCATGAGGACACAAAGTGAACCTGCGGGGCCCTCGATAGACGGAATGGATCAACAAAGCTTGCAGTCTTCCCCCACGAGCTCCGCTGTCACTGCTATGAGTGGCCGAAGCTCTCTTGGTTTGGGTTTGCAATATAAAGGTGCTTGGTGCACCCCTCCAAGAATCTTTATGGATCACCAG GACGAAGTCATCCCTCATCTCGAACCCGGGCGGCTACCATCAACAGTCGATCCAGACGCGGTCGACAACAAGGGCAAAAAACCACCACAACGCCCAGTCAGAATCAGTGCATGGAAACTCGCAAAACTCGATTCAACAGAAGCCATGAAAGCCGGTGCCAAAGCTCGAGCTTCCTCTTCTGTCCTCCGTCCACTTGGCACTACAAAAAACACTCAATTCGATCCTGACCATTTATCATCAAGCAATGTCAGCATAAAAAGCAGCCCAACCAGCACCCATAACCAATTTCATGCCTCCAAAAGCTCATATCCACCTAGCCGAGCTAGCCGTGATGACACCGAGATCAGCAATTTAAGCAGCCCAACACCTAACCGTGACCATTTCAACCCTATGTATCAGTCCTCTGGGAACCAGTCTCCCTGGTCCAACGAGCCAGGGCCGGTGCGGATGCCTGTTCAGGCATCCGCACCGATTCCGGTACGAATACCTGTGCAGGCATCCGCACCGGCACTTGCACCAGTTTCTAGAAGAAACGCGGTGGTGAATGACGGTACGAGGTCGTCGTCGTCAGTGTATTGGGATCAGGAAGCAGGGAGGTTTGTGTCGGCCGCCACGACAAGGgcggtaggtggtggtggtggtttggtGCAGGGTTCGGGGACGGAGTTGACTTATACGGGTCAATCAATTTTCTTTGGTGGGCCGCTTGTGGGCCctagtggcggtggtggtggtggtctaCAGAGAGAGACCACCAGCACCGCTACTATTGCTGGTAATACGTCGAGTTATTATCAGCAGGGGAGATCACAGCGGGGCGGGCAACTTCCGGTGTTTGTTCCGAGTGATACTTCTCAGCAGAGATTACATAGAGACATCTAA
- the LOC111898874 gene encoding protein S-acyltransferase 21 isoform X2 has protein sequence MARRHGWELPAHTFQVVAITVYFLLSVAFYAFFSPFLGKDIYEHVAIGVYSFLALSVFVLYVRCTAIDPADPGILIEPGRVSPNRSQNGHASSVGEASKSGFQNEGIYDNNSPSCCSKVLGVLCGCIVKEDCRNDEEMQQGGEEEALFCTLCNAEVRKFSKHCRSCDKCVDGFDHHCRWLNNCVGRKNYFTFICLMAMGLVWLTFDCGVGIAVLVRCFVNKGSTEDQIANRLGDGFSRAPFATVVAICTVVAFLATIPLGELFFFHIILIRKGITTYEYVVAMRTQSEPAGPSIDGMDQQSLQSSPTSSAVTAMSGRSSLGLGLQYKGAWCTPPRIFMDHQDEVIPHLEPGRLPSTVDPDAVDNKGKKPPQRPVRISAWKLAKLDSTEAMKAGAKARASSSVLRPLGTTKNTQFDPDHLSSSNVSIKSSPTSTHNQFHASKSSYPPSRASRDDTEISNLSSPTPNRDHFNPMYQSSGNQSPWSNEPGPVRMPVQASAPIPVRIPVQASAPALAPVSRRNAVVNDGTRSSSSVYWDQEAGRFVSAATTRAVGGGGGLVQGSGTELTYTGQSIFFGGPLVGPSGGGGGGLQRETTSTATIAGNTSSYYQQGRSQRGGQLPVFVPSDTSQQRLHRDI, from the exons ATGGCTAGGCGCCATGGATGGGAACTTCCTGCTCATACTTTTCAG GTTGTGGCAATCACGGTGTACTTCTTATTGTCAGTAGCATTCTACGCATTTTTCTCTCCTTTTCTTGGAAAGGATATTTATGAACATGTGGCCATTGGTGTTTATTCCTTCTTG GCTCTGAGTGTATTTGTGCTTTATGTAAGATGCACAGCTATTGACCCTGCTGACCCGGGGATTCTAATTGAACCTGGAAGGGTGTCACCAAATAGATCACAAAATG GACACGCGTCTTCTGTTGGAGAAGCTAGCAAATCAGGATTTCaaaatgaaggaatatatgataACAATAGTCCGAGTTGTTGTTCAAAAGTTTTGGGGGTTCTTTGTGGTTGCATTGTGAAAGAAGATTGTCGTAATGATGAAGAGAtgcaacaagggggagaagaagaGGCTTTATTTTGCACTCTATGTAATGCAGAG GTGCGTAAGTTTAGCAAACACTGCAGAAGTTGTGATAAATGTGTTGATGGATTTGATCATCATTGTCGT TGGTTGAACAATTGCGTAGGGAGGAAAAATTACTTTACATTCATCTGCTTAATGGCTATGGGCCTTGTTTGG cTTACTTTTGATTGTGGAGTTGGAATCGCGGTTCTTGTTCGGTGTTTTGTTAATAAAGGGTCTACAGAAGATCAAATTGCTAATAGACTTGGGGATGGATTTAGTCGGGCCCCATTTGCAACTGTTGTG GCTATATGTACGGTTGTCGCTTTTCTAGCCACCATTCCGCTAGGAGAACTCTTCTTTTTCCACATTATCCTAATTCGCAag GGTATAACAACATATGAATATGTTGTTGCCATGAGGACACAAAGTGAACCTGCGGGGCCCTCGATAGACGGAATGGATCAACAAAGCTTGCAGTCTTCCCCCACGAGCTCCGCTGTCACTGCTATGAGTGGCCGAAGCTCTCTTGGTTTGGGTTTGCAATATAAAGGTGCTTGGTGCACCCCTCCAAGAATCTTTATGGATCACCAG GACGAAGTCATCCCTCATCTCGAACCCGGGCGGCTACCATCAACAGTCGATCCAGACGCGGTCGACAACAAGGGCAAAAAACCACCACAACGCCCAGTCAGAATCAGTGCATGGAAACTCGCAAAACTCGATTCAACAGAAGCCATGAAAGCCGGTGCCAAAGCTCGAGCTTCCTCTTCTGTCCTCCGTCCACTTGGCACTACAAAAAACACTCAATTCGATCCTGACCATTTATCATCAAGCAATGTCAGCATAAAAAGCAGCCCAACCAGCACCCATAACCAATTTCATGCCTCCAAAAGCTCATATCCACCTAGCCGAGCTAGCCGTGATGACACCGAGATCAGCAATTTAAGCAGCCCAACACCTAACCGTGACCATTTCAACCCTATGTATCAGTCCTCTGGGAACCAGTCTCCCTGGTCCAACGAGCCAGGGCCGGTGCGGATGCCTGTTCAGGCATCCGCACCGATTCCGGTACGAATACCTGTGCAGGCATCCGCACCGGCACTTGCACCAGTTTCTAGAAGAAACGCGGTGGTGAATGACGGTACGAGGTCGTCGTCGTCAGTGTATTGGGATCAGGAAGCAGGGAGGTTTGTGTCGGCCGCCACGACAAGGgcggtaggtggtggtggtggtttggtGCAGGGTTCGGGGACGGAGTTGACTTATACGGGTCAATCAATTTTCTTTGGTGGGCCGCTTGTGGGCCctagtggcggtggtggtggtggtctaCAGAGAGAGACCACCAGCACCGCTACTATTGCTGGTAATACGTCGAGTTATTATCAGCAGGGGAGATCACAGCGGGGCGGGCAACTTCCGGTGTTTGTTCCGAGTGATACTTCTCAGCAGAGATTACATAGAGACATCTAA